In the genome of uncultured Sphaerochaeta sp., the window TGAATCCATGGTGTCCTCTCTGGCGCAGAGTGTAACCCAAAGAACTTCCATGGGTCAAATGGCTGGCAGAAAAACCGCAAAGGCAGAAGATAATGTGTTGCAATTTGTTGCAGTCATGCTATGATGGAGGTACAGAACCAAGCATCTGGTGTACAGAAGGAGCTCCTACTATGGATAGCAAGTTGATTGTCATAGCAATTGGGGGAAACTCGTTGATCGAGGACCCAAAGAACGTTTCGGTTACAGCCCAGTATGAGGCAGCACGCAAAACCGCGGCACATATCGCCAAGCTCGTAAAAGCTGGTCATCGCGTAGTGATTGCACACGGCAATGGACCGCAGGTGGGATTCATCCTGCTTCGGGCTGAATTCTCCCGTTCCATTCTTCACACGGTCCCGTTGGACAGCTGTGTGGCGGATACCCAGGGAGCAATCGGCTATCAGTTGCAGATGGCCTTGCACAATGAGTTTGCAAAAATCGGGCTCAAGCCCAATGTGGCTACCGTGGTGACCCAGGTGGAAGTCAGTGATGACGATCCCTCCTTCGGCAAACCCTCGAAGCCGATCGGTTCCTTCATGACCAAGGAAGATGCCGATTATCACACCGAACACGATGGATGGAATTGTGTTGAGGATGCTGGACGTGGCTACCGCAGGGTTGTCGCAAGTCCCAAGCCGAAGGCCATCGTTGAGATTGATACCATCAGGAGCTTGCTTGACAACAAGATCATCGTCATTGCAGGCGGCGGTGGTGGTATTCCTGTCGTGCGTGATGAGAAGGGAATGCTCAGCGGAAGGGAAGCTGTCATCGACAAGGATCTGGCTGCCGCCCTGATGGCTAAGCAGCTCAATGCTGATCTGTTTGTCATTTCCACCGCAGTGGAGAAGGTCTGCCTCAACTATGGCAAGCCGAACCAGAAGAGTCTGGACACCATCACCACTGCCGAGGCGGAGACGTACATTGCCGAAGGGCATTTTGCCCCCGGCTCCATGCTCCCCAAGGTACAGGCCATTGTTGATTTCGTGCGCTCCACCGGCAATATGGGCTTGATCACCGATCCAGCCAATATCTATGGCGCGCTCTATGAGGGCAAGGGAACCAAGATTGTCCTCTAGGAAACCCTACTTTCCCAACCGCCGCAGTGCTGTGATCAGCATTGCGGTGGTCATATCCCTTTTGGCCTTCGCTGTTTTGGCCATAGACCGAAACAATGTGAACCGGCTCAACCGGTACGAGCAGCAAGCCCTCCTGGCACAGGAGGATGTTCGTGCGCTCATTGAGGATCGGTTTCTGTATGCCGAGGCTTTGGTGAAGGTTCTCGACTCTGCCGAACAGGCGAAGTCCCTGATGGAAGCAATCAGGCTCTTTGACAAGGAGAGTTCGGTTGAAGAGCTCAGCCTTGCCTATCGCCGGCTGGACGGGGAGCTGGCCATCCTCCAGCCAAGCCTCTTCAGGAAAAGCGAATACCCTGTCTACCAATCCTACTTTGAACAGCTGTATGCCATCGAGCAGGAGCTGGTTGCTGCTGCTGCCTTGTATCATGAGAAGGCGGCCTACTACAACACCCAGAAACATGGGTTTCCCGCCCTTCTGGTCGCCCGACGGCTTGAGATGGAAGACCTAGGCCTTCTGACTCTTGGAACGGCGCTGAAAGGACGCCCCTGAGCAGTAGATGGGCAAGAGCAGGGCAATGGTTCTGAGATTGTCCTGCACGGTTGCTGCGGGAACTAACAGCTTCATTGCCACCAAGAGTGCCATCACCAGGACAGAGAAACCCAATGTGCGTGATTGATCCTTCTTGCGAAAGAGAAAGCCGAAGGCGGGGATTGCAAGCAGCGGGTGGACAAAGAGGATGTTCTCGTTGAAGTAAGTCATATCCATGTCTGAGAAGAGCATCATGAACAGCAGAAGGGTTCCCAGCACTGCCAGGGCAAGCAGCAGCAAGCCCAGCAGCAGTCGCATGGCTTTGGGCAACCATCGCTTGAGCAGAAGCAGGAGTGCTCCGCTCCCAAGGCCTGCAAGCGCATATGCCCACACATAAGAACCCTTTCCTTCCTGGACGGGAAATCTGACCGCTTGGTCATCCACTTCCTGCAAGACCTCTGTTGAGATTGCAAACCCCTCCTGCTGTTCCGCGGCAAAGTCCACCACGGCCTGGTGCAATTTCTCGGGGAGAAAGAGCTCCTCATAGCGGTTCATCGGTTTGTCGATGGTCTTTCCCTGCAAGAAATCGAGGACCCAGAAGACCAGGGGGCTGTGGATCATGTTGGGGAGGGTGACAGAACGCAGTGAGTCCTCTGCTGCCTGGGCCTCAGCCCACGCTTGGAACTCGCCTTCTGTGGCAGCGTTGATGATGTCCCGAATCCTGGTAGCACAGTTGTCATAGTAGAAGTGGTAGAGATAGGTGCTGTATTCGGTTTTGATATGCCGCTGCAGAAAGGAGATGAGCGCAAACTTTGCTTCGGGCGGGAAGTCGAGCTTCGCCAGTTTCACATCACGGTTCTCTTCCAGTGCCTCTTCGATGCGCCACCCTGCCTCACTGGCCACTACATAGTAGTACATCCTGCCTTGGGCAAAGTTCAGGTAGAAGTGCTTTTGGTTTGGGTCGAATATGCCCCAATCGTACATGATTCTGGTTCCCGATGGTTGGGTGACGATGAGTGCGCTGTGCCCGAACCAGGCATAGAGCGGGTCGCCGGGGCCGACGGTGAGCAGCTGCACTTCCGTTTTGTCCACCCAGGCTTGTTGATTCGGTGCAAGCGGCTTGGAAAAATCCACGGCGCCCAGTTCCTTGACGCTGTCAAAAGGTTGTTCGGTAACACGCGGGATTATGCTCAAGGCCCAGAGCGGGGCAATGAGAAGCAGCACCATCAGCATGAGTAGGGGACGTTTCATGAGCGATAGCTTATCACAGGCTGACCCAACTTCCAACCAGTTGATTTTTTGCGTTGTTCCTTCTACTCTTGCTCTTGGAGGATGCATGGAGCGGAACGTATCGTCTTTGGGCATTGTGCTTCACAGTCAGCGGTACGGTCAGCTGAACCGGAAGCTCACCTTGCTGAGCGTGGACTTTGGCATCATTGATGTCGTCAGCTATGGGGCGCGCAAATCGCTGAAGGCGGTGAAGGCCGAGGTGCTTACCGATGGCCAGTTCTTCCTCTACTACAATCCGGTGAAGAAGGAGTACACCCTCAAGGACCTGAAGGTGCTTGATGAGCATGAAGTGCTTCGCTCGGACCTGATGCAAACCTATCGTGCTCTCTTCTTTTGTGAGATGATGATGAAAACAAACGGAGGGGATAGCCAAAAGGCGTATGCGCTGTTGAGCAAGGCTCTGGATTTGCTTGCATCCCTGCCAGACCAGGCAAACCAGGTCCTGATCCAGTTTGTGCACCAGATGAGTGAATTGCTGGGCTTGCGTCCGGACTACCGCATCTGTCCTGTCTGTGAGCGGCCGTATGAAAAGGATGAGATCATCTCGTTCTCCTCTTCCCTAGGCTCACCCTGTTGCAAGGATTGTGCCTCTTTGGATTCTCCTCTGTTGCTTCTCCCCGGAATGAGGCGGTATCTTGTCCTTACTGCCGACCTTCGGTTTGAGGATGCGGTTCTTGTTCAGCTGAACCCTGCTGCAGGTGCCCGCATCAAATCCTATATGCTCAGGTATGCCCTGCTTCTGTGCGGCGGCTATCTGAAGACGCTCAGCGATGGGCTGTTGGTGAGCTCGTAGGATAGGTACGTGATTATTATTTATAAGGTTGTACATATATGCTTTGGAAAAAGTCTCCGGTTTCTTCGCAGGATATACGCCATCTGCACGAGCAGTATGGGGTGGATCTCCTGTGCTCTTCGATTCTCGCAAGAAGGGGTCTGACAAGCAGTGAGCAGGTGAAGTTCTTTTTGGAAAGTGAGCTGACCTACCTGCACAATCCCTTCCTCTTCGACGATATGGAAGAGGTGGTTGATCGCATCAACGATGCTGTTGCCGAAGGGGAGAAGATTTGTGTCTTCGGTGACCGTGACGTCGATGGGATAACCAGCACAGCACTCCTGGTTTCGGAATTGCGCAGCTTGGGGCTGGAAGTGAGTTACCAGTTGCCTGAAGGTGATGATCCCTATGGTATGACCATGGGGGGGGTCGAGAAGGCGCATGCAGATGGGGTCACCCTGATCCTTACCGTCGACTGCGGCATTTCCAATGTTGCGGAGATTGCCCATGCCCACGGCCTGGGGCTTGATACCATTGTCCTCGATCACCATATCAGTGGGGATGAGCTTCCCCCGGCCCTTGCGATCATCGATCCGAAGATGAGCGGCAGCGGCTATCCGTTCCAGCATCTTGCAGGTTGCGGGGTGGTGGCCAAGGTGATCTGGGCACTTCGGTTCAGTCACACTGATTTCTACCGGGAGGAGTGCATCCTCCTGCACGCACAACCGGGCAAGGATACGGTCATCATCCAAGCGATGCGCATCCAGAATCTGCTGGTCATCGACCGGGTGATCGAGGAGATCAATCCCGGCCTCATCAAGAGCAGCCAGAGCAAGGTGCTGCAGTTCCTCGATTGCGGTCTTCCCATCCTGGTGCTCGATGCCCCCAGCGAGCTGGCCCAGTTGCGCCATGCCTTCGGCAAGCAGGTGGACATCCATCTCATGGACATGCGGCCCCAGATGGAAGCGGTGATGCCGGTGATCAAGGGCAAGGGGCTCTTTGCCCTTTCCAACCTGAGTCGGGCGATCAAGTACTCCCCATTCGGCAAGGATGAGCTGCAGGTGCTCTTTACGCTCTTCAATGCCTACTGCATGAAGCGCTATCCCGCTCTTGATGCGGAGTATGAGTCAATCCTGGATCTGGTTGCCATAGGAACCGTTGCGGACCTGATGCCGATGGAGGACGAGAACCGCATTCTGGTCAAGCGGGGACTGAAGGTGCTCACCCTGGGTCAGCGGCAATCCTTGTTGCCTCTCTTCTCCATGCAGAACCTGATGGGCAAGCAGCTCTCCACCAGCGATATCTCCTGGCAGATCAGTCCGGTCATCAATGCCTCCGGGCGCATGGGAAAACCATCGGTTGCCTTGGAGATGCTGCTCAGTGAGAATCTGGAACGGTCGGAACAGTTGGCCTATGAACTGATGAAGCTCAACAAGGAGCGACAGAAGCTGGGTGAGGATGCGTGGGATCGGATGCTGAGCAAGGCGAAGCACAGCTTTGAGTCCACCGGTTCGAAATTGGTGGTGGTTGAGGATCCCCAGCTCTCCCGCGGCATTACCGGGGTCATGGCTAGCAGGCTGCTCAAGCAGTTCAATGCTCCGGCCATTGTTCTGGCAACGGTAGGGGATACGCGTGTCTCCGCTTCCATGCGCAGTCCAACCCATTTCAATGCACGGGAGTTTCTCTCTCGTTTCAGTGATCTGTTCCTTGATTTCGGTGGCCACGTGTGTGCCGGCGGTTTTTCCATGGATGTTGAGAACCTTCCCGAATTCAAGAGGAGGGTGATGGATGAGATTGACACGATGGACTGCATGCCTGAGGAGACTGAGGACGAGGTGGTCATCGACTGCGCACTCCCTGAACCATACATGACCCCTGAGATCATCAAGGTGGTTGAGTTCTTCGAGCCATACGGTGAGAAGAATCCTCCTCTGGTGCTGCAAATGGAGGGAGCCATTGTTGATGACATCCAGTTCATGAACAACTCCAAAGGTTCCAGCCAACACGTGAAGCTCACGCTCAGTTTCGGCACCTACAAGTGGCCGGCTGTCTTCTGGAAGGCCGGGGACCGTGTGGGAAAGGATTTTGACAAGGGTTCCATCGTCGATGTGGTGTTCCGCCTGGGCAGGAATTATTTCCGCAGCCAGGAGAGTTTGCAGTTGACGATCATTGACCTGAAGTCTTCAGGAGAAAGCGCTTAGGCATACTTGACACACCTGCCGTCTTTCGGGCATTCTAGTGCAGGTGAATATGAACCCAGTAATCGGGAAGGGGGGTGATTTTATATATGGCATTCGTAAAAGTAGACGACAATGAGCCTCTTGAAAAGTCGATCAAGCGTTTCAAGCGCATGGTTGAGAAGGAAGGCATCATCCGCGAATGGAAGAAGCGGGAGTACTTTGAAAAGCCCTCCACCATCCTCAACAGGAAGAAGAAAGCTCTTGCACGCAAGCAGATGAAGAAGGTGCGCAAGCTCCATGTTTCAAAGGGCTATTGATTTTCATACACGCCGCCGGGACTCCGGCGGTTTTTCTTTTCGCTGCTATCCGACCTTTGCAAACTCTTATCAAAACCCCTCCAATTCTTCTTATTCGGAAACATTTGGAGGGAATTTTTATAAATACGTCAGAAATCGCAAAATAAATTAGACAAAAGGCACTTTTTTGGTGTATTATTTCCTCAGAAGATTGTAAAGGGGCTTTCCAGCCCATCATATTGCAAAGAGAGGAATGTAAAACCATGCTTATTCTCATTTCTGACGCCTTTGACTCTTCGCTTCCCGAACGTTTGTCCGTTTTTGGTGAAGTGACCTCCGACAAGAACCGCCTCAGCGAAGCCGAAGTGGTATTGGTACGCAGCAAGACCAAATGCACCAAGGAGTACATCGACCAGGCTCCCAAGTTGAAGTTGATCATCCGTGGTGGCGTCGGCATCGACAACATCGACAAGGTCTATGCGGAAAGCAAAGGGATCATCGTACGCAACACTCCCAAGTCCTCTGCCATTGCAGTTGCTGAGCTTGCGTTCTCATTGATGCTGAGCACCCCCAACAACCTGGTTGCCTACCACAATGGTATGAAGCAGGGCGAGTGGCTGAAGAATCTCAAGCGCACTGAGCTCTACGGAAAGACCCTGTGCCTGTTCGGCATCGGCAATATTGCAAGCAAGGTCGCAGAACGCGCCAAGGCTTTCGGCATGAAGGTTGTGGCTTTTGACAAGTATGTCTCCTCCTCGCCTGTCGCCCAGATGGTGGCAACTCCTGAGCTGGCTGTTGCGGATGCAGATTACATCTCCCTGCACCTTCCGCTTACCGATGAGACCCGCGGCATGGTCAACAAGGCTTTGATCAGCCACTGCAAGAAGAGCCCGGTTGTCATCAACACCGGTCGTGGACTCTGTGTGGACGCCGATGACATGGTCTCAATGCTCAGCGAGGGTTCTGTGAGCTGGTACTGCACCGATGTCTATCCCTCCGATCCCCCGAGCCCGGATTATCCGATTCTCGGCTGCGAGAGGGTGACCCTCACTCCGCACGTCGGAGCAAACAGCGAAGAGAATCTTGCTCGCATCGGCGAGGAGACCTTTGACATCATTGATGAACTGAAGAAGGGAGGAAAAATCTGATGGAACGGAAGAAGAACTATTTTGCAGGTCCCTCGGTAATGCCTGTTGAGGTATTGGAGCAGCTGCGCGACCAGATGGTCGAATACAACAATCAGGGCTTGTCCATGATCGAGGCAAGCCATCGCGGTGGCATGTTCGAGTCAATGTATGACGAGTGCCTGGGTCTCTTCAGGGAGCTTTTGGGCATCAGCGATGAGTATGATGTCTACTTCCTCGGCGGTGGCGCCACCTTGCAGTTCACCATGATCCCGATGAACTTCCTCCGCCCCGGTACGGTCGCTGACTACATCCGCAGCGGCACCTGGGCCAACAAGGCTGCTGACGATGCCGCCAAGCTTGGTCAGGTCAACTACTACTATGACGGAAAGGCAAACAAGTACACCTCCTTGCCTGATGCC includes:
- the arcC gene encoding carbamate kinase, encoding MDSKLIVIAIGGNSLIEDPKNVSVTAQYEAARKTAAHIAKLVKAGHRVVIAHGNGPQVGFILLRAEFSRSILHTVPLDSCVADTQGAIGYQLQMALHNEFAKIGLKPNVATVVTQVEVSDDDPSFGKPSKPIGSFMTKEDADYHTEHDGWNCVEDAGRGYRRVVASPKPKAIVEIDTIRSLLDNKIIVIAGGGGGIPVVRDEKGMLSGREAVIDKDLAAALMAKQLNADLFVISTAVEKVCLNYGKPNQKSLDTITTAEAETYIAEGHFAPGSMLPKVQAIVDFVRSTGNMGLITDPANIYGALYEGKGTKIVL
- a CDS encoding DUF4105 domain-containing protein, whose product is MKRPLLMLMVLLLIAPLWALSIIPRVTEQPFDSVKELGAVDFSKPLAPNQQAWVDKTEVQLLTVGPGDPLYAWFGHSALIVTQPSGTRIMYDWGIFDPNQKHFYLNFAQGRMYYYVVASEAGWRIEEALEENRDVKLAKLDFPPEAKFALISFLQRHIKTEYSTYLYHFYYDNCATRIRDIINAATEGEFQAWAEAQAAEDSLRSVTLPNMIHSPLVFWVLDFLQGKTIDKPMNRYEELFLPEKLHQAVVDFAAEQQEGFAISTEVLQEVDDQAVRFPVQEGKGSYVWAYALAGLGSGALLLLLKRWLPKAMRLLLGLLLLALAVLGTLLLFMMLFSDMDMTYFNENILFVHPLLAIPAFGFLFRKKDQSRTLGFSVLVMALLVAMKLLVPAATVQDNLRTIALLLPIYCSGASFQRRSKSQKA
- the recO gene encoding DNA repair protein RecO, which encodes MERNVSSLGIVLHSQRYGQLNRKLTLLSVDFGIIDVVSYGARKSLKAVKAEVLTDGQFFLYYNPVKKEYTLKDLKVLDEHEVLRSDLMQTYRALFFCEMMMKTNGGDSQKAYALLSKALDLLASLPDQANQVLIQFVHQMSELLGLRPDYRICPVCERPYEKDEIISFSSSLGSPCCKDCASLDSPLLLLPGMRRYLVLTADLRFEDAVLVQLNPAAGARIKSYMLRYALLLCGGYLKTLSDGLLVSS
- the recJ gene encoding single-stranded-DNA-specific exonuclease RecJ gives rise to the protein MLWKKSPVSSQDIRHLHEQYGVDLLCSSILARRGLTSSEQVKFFLESELTYLHNPFLFDDMEEVVDRINDAVAEGEKICVFGDRDVDGITSTALLVSELRSLGLEVSYQLPEGDDPYGMTMGGVEKAHADGVTLILTVDCGISNVAEIAHAHGLGLDTIVLDHHISGDELPPALAIIDPKMSGSGYPFQHLAGCGVVAKVIWALRFSHTDFYREECILLHAQPGKDTVIIQAMRIQNLLVIDRVIEEINPGLIKSSQSKVLQFLDCGLPILVLDAPSELAQLRHAFGKQVDIHLMDMRPQMEAVMPVIKGKGLFALSNLSRAIKYSPFGKDELQVLFTLFNAYCMKRYPALDAEYESILDLVAIGTVADLMPMEDENRILVKRGLKVLTLGQRQSLLPLFSMQNLMGKQLSTSDISWQISPVINASGRMGKPSVALEMLLSENLERSEQLAYELMKLNKERQKLGEDAWDRMLSKAKHSFESTGSKLVVVEDPQLSRGITGVMASRLLKQFNAPAIVLATVGDTRVSASMRSPTHFNAREFLSRFSDLFLDFGGHVCAGGFSMDVENLPEFKRRVMDEIDTMDCMPEETEDEVVIDCALPEPYMTPEIIKVVEFFEPYGEKNPPLVLQMEGAIVDDIQFMNNSKGSSQHVKLTLSFGTYKWPAVFWKAGDRVGKDFDKGSIVDVVFRLGRNYFRSQESLQLTIIDLKSSGESA
- the rpsU gene encoding 30S ribosomal protein S21, which produces MAFVKVDDNEPLEKSIKRFKRMVEKEGIIREWKKREYFEKPSTILNRKKKALARKQMKKVRKLHVSKGY
- a CDS encoding NAD(P)-dependent oxidoreductase, whose protein sequence is MLILISDAFDSSLPERLSVFGEVTSDKNRLSEAEVVLVRSKTKCTKEYIDQAPKLKLIIRGGVGIDNIDKVYAESKGIIVRNTPKSSAIAVAELAFSLMLSTPNNLVAYHNGMKQGEWLKNLKRTELYGKTLCLFGIGNIASKVAERAKAFGMKVVAFDKYVSSSPVAQMVATPELAVADADYISLHLPLTDETRGMVNKALISHCKKSPVVINTGRGLCVDADDMVSMLSEGSVSWYCTDVYPSDPPSPDYPILGCERVTLTPHVGANSEENLARIGEETFDIIDELKKGGKI